The Arachis ipaensis cultivar K30076 chromosome B05, Araip1.1, whole genome shotgun sequence nucleotide sequence ACGTGACTAGACTATACCCTGCTCTCAACCTTGAGGACATGGTTGATCTAAATGGAGGGGGTAATGTAATAAAGTGAATAACATAATTGAATGTGTGTGAGCACTCTAATGCAATCAATACTACTAAGGGGAAGTTAGTTACAGAGCAAAGATACATGGTTGCTGACCCACCTCCTTTAGACGTGCGTGAAAGCATGAGAGGATACATCATAAATACTAAATGGAAGGATTATGCAAGGTAGCTTGAGCCTGGTATAGTGTCATTCTATCATTATGTTCTTCCCTCTTCTGGTTACATCGAATCCTTGTATCTGTTCTAATTAATTCTTCTCTTCGTTCAGATCCTCATGCACAACAAGCATTGCTATGTTTCTGCTTCACTTTCTTTTCTTAGTTCATAACACTGTTTCATTGGTTTATTTTTTCTTCAAGTAATATTACAAACTCATATAGCTCCAATTTCCTTGTAATTATTATTCTGAATTATCAATACAACATCACTTTTCTATCTGCATTATTAAGTACCTTTCATTTGGTGCTTTCATTGCCATGGCCGACAACACCAGAATAAAGGGTTTGGAGGCCGATGTCAAGAAGTTGTTTCAGATGATGTAGATGATAATGAAGGAGAATAGATCTGAGCGAGCTCGATTGAAGAAAGCAACAGATCTGAAATTCGAGTCTCTTCAAGCTCCCATTTCCCAACTCACTAATGAGTCATCTCAGGCTAGATCGGTTGTTTTGGGTTCTCACCATGGCGCGAACTCTGGAGGGGATCATTCTTGGCGTGAAACTACACAACCCAGGAAGGTAAACTACGACTTGGCCATATTCGATGGATCTGATGCTTTAGCTTGGATTTTTTTTCTGTTGATCAATATTTTGAGTTCTTCTGGGTTCCTGAGGAGGAACAAGTGGGTCTCGCTGCGATGCACATGTCGGGTATGGAAATCCCATGGTTTCAGATGATGCAACGTACATCACTTTTTCGTTCTTGGATCCAATTGAAGAGATCAATTGAAATTGAGTTTGGTCCTTCGCTGTTCGAGTCGCTGAGAGAACTTCTTTTCAAACTCCAATAACAAGGGTCAGTTTTCGAttattatgcagaatttatgGCATTGGCTAACAAATCCCACATTGATTCCCTGGAGGCCTTGAGGGATTGTTTCATCAGTGGGTTACAACAGGACATTAGGCGCAAGATCAAGGCACAATGTCTGCCTTTCTTGATGAGGGCCGTGAGCTTCGCCCATTTATACGAGGACAAATTCTCCTCCTATTAGAGTACCACTACGGTGCCAACCTCGTTCCGCTCTGTTATCCTTCAGACCCTAGCTTTAACTCAACCTAAGCATTCTCTACATACAAGCTTACCTTCATTACTGTCAGCGCCATCCCAACAATCCTTCGCTTCTCCATGAAATCCGATTTGCTGGTTATCCTCAGCTGAAATTCAGGCTAAGAGAGCCAAAGGCTTGTGTTATTGGTACGATGAGAAGTACACGACTCTCCATAAATTCCCAAATCAGCACTTCATGTTATTTtagcttgaagaagaagaagcctcGAATGTGGAACAGCAAATTGCAATTGACAAGGTAGTAGATCCTTTACTCCAGACCCATGAGTAACAAGTAACTGACCATCACCTATCCTACAATACCATCCATGGTACCTCTGGTTTATCCACTATCCGAATTAGAATCTCCTTTAAGGGTTAGAGATTTAGGCTCTACTAGATGGGGGAAGCTCTGACAGTTTCCTCCAGCCCCGAATAGCCAAATTCTTGAATATCCCAATGCAGCTTGCCCCTAGTGTGAGGGTGATAGCGGGAAATTTTGGCATCATAGATGTTGAGGGTTATATTCCTTCTCTGGATGTCACAATAATCAGGTGGAAAGTCACTATTCCACATGTCGTTGTGGTGCATGTTGCTGGAGGTGACTTCGTGATTGGTTCCCCTTgcctcaagcaactgaaaatgCACATTGTGGACTATGATGCTGCTTTTCTTCGATTCCTTCATAATGGTGAGTTTGTTACAGTTCATGGTGATAAGAACTCTACCCCGGAGTAAGCTCAGTATCACTACATTCGGCATTTTCTCAACACTGATGCAATTGAGGAAGTCTTCACAGTAGAAGTTCACTAACCTGCACAGAATCCAGTCACTCCCCTGCCGTTTTCTCCTACCATGGAGCCTATTTTTGCTGAACTTCTCCAGAAGTATCAAATAGTGTTTTAACAACCTACAGAACTTTCCCCACAAAGATGGCATGATCACTCTATTCCCTTGGTAGAGGGGGCAGCGCCAATTCGGGTCAAAATCGATACCCTCACCACCATAAGACTCAGATTGAGTGCATGATTCAAGAGATGCTTAAGGATGGCGTCATTCAACCAAGCCATAGCCCCTTCTCATCACCAATCCTTTTGGTCAAGAAAAAGGATGGCTCTTGGAGATTTTGTACAGACTATCATGCTTTGAATAATATTACAGTCAAAGATTGATTTTCCATTCCCACAGTGGATGAACTTCTCAATGAGTTATTTGGAGCAAAAATTTTGTCAAAGTTGGATCTCAGATAAAGTTATCACCAGATTTTAGTGAAGCCAGAGGATAGATATCTTTTATCACCTTCCAACATCTTATGAACGATATCTTTTAGCCATTCTTAAGAAAGTTTGTCCTTGTGTTCTTCGATGACATATTGATCTACAGTCCTTCCACTTCTCAGCACTTAGAACATTTGGAGATCGTGTTACAAACATTACAGAAGGAATCCTTATTGCCAAGATGTCAAAATACTTGTTTGCTATGTCCGAAATGACTATCTGGGTCACACCATCACTGAGAAGGGCGTCCATATGGAGAAGGATAAAGTTCAGGCAATAATAGCTTGGCTGACACCTGAGAACCTCAAACAACTTCAGGGATTTCTTAGGTTGACAGGTTAGTATAGGTGCTTCATCAAAGGCTAGCTTCTCTTGCATCTCCTCTCACAGATTTGTTGAAGCAAGATTCCTTCCAGTGGAGTTCCGTTGCTGCTCATGCCTTCGAGTCATTGAAGAAGGCAATTACTTTCAAACTAGTTTTGGCTCTTCCCAAGTTTGATCAACCTTTTATAGTGGAAACTGATGCTTCTAGTACAGGAATTGGAGCGGTAATTTTGCAAGATAAACACCCCATTGCCTTCTTTTCTAATAAATTATCTACTAACAAGCAGCGCCAGTCAGCTTATGCCCGAAAATTCTATGTGGTGACTGAAGCAGTAGCCAAGTTCTACCATTACTTATGGGGGAAGAAATTCATTATACGTATAGATCAGTAAAGTTTAAAGACTCTGGGAGATCAGACCTTGCACACCTATGACCAGCAAAAGTGGATACATAAGCTCATGGGAGTGAGCACTCTAATGCAAGCAATTTTGCACGAATACCATGATGGCGTGATTAGAGGTTATTTCAGCATTTTCAAGACTGTGGAATGGATTTGTTCTGCCTTTTATTGGCCAAATATGCAAAGAAATATAAGAGCTTATGTTCTTTGCTGCTCCACTTGCTAGCGCGCCAAAAACAGAAGCCTGACTACCTACAGGATTGCTCCAACCTCTCCCAATACCATAACATGTGTGGGAGGCTATCTGCATGGATTTTATCACTGCTCTTTCACAGTCTCATGGGTACACGTTATTATGGTGGTCATTGATAGATTGACAAAATTTTCTCATTTTATACCCTTGAAACATGACTTTGACAACCCTTCAGTGGCAAAGGCATTCATCAGAAAAATTGTCAAACTCCATGGCTTTCCTAGCTCTATTGTCTCAGATAGGGATCGGATATTTATGAGTCACTTTTGGCGGAGATTATTTAAGTTGCAAGGCACTACTTTATCCATGAGCTTAACATACCACCCACAAATGGATGGGAAAAGTGAAGTCGTGAACAAGACATTGGAGATGTATCTTtgttgctttttttatttttatttttgagaatTCCAGGTTATGGTTCGATATGCTACCTTGGGCCCAGTATTGGTATAACACTTCTCATCACAGAAGCATCAAAATGTCTCTTTACATGGCTCTATATGGTTGTGCCTCCCAAATCTCATTAGATATGAGTTCTCTCATGCTGACGAATCATCATTGCAAGAGTTGTTAACCAATTGGGACACGTTGATTGAACAGCTTAAGGCCAACCTCAATCGTTTCCAACAATATATGAAGACGTTTGTTGATAAAAATCATCGAGATGCTGAATTTGAAGAGAATGATATGGTACTGGTTTGTTTATAGCCTTACCGCCAACACTCAGTGGCTTTGAGGAAAAATCAGAAGTTGGAAATTAGATACTTTAGACCTTTTTGCATTGTCAAGAAACTTAGCTTGGTGGCCTATAGACTCGAACTTCCTCCAGAGGCCAAGATTCATAATGTGCTCCACATTTCAGTGTTAAAAAGATTCCGCGGGGATATCACTGATCATTACTTGCCATTGCCTCTACAGACTAGTGCCATGGGTCTTATTCTTGAGCCTTCTCGAGTTCTGGGAGTTCGCACCATTCTCAAACATGGAAAACCAGAACAATAGGTCCAAGTGCAATGGGATTGGAGACACTGCAAAAACATCATGGGAACCAGTTACAGACGTGACTAGACTATACCCTGCTCTCAACCTTGAGGACACGGTTGATCTAAATGGAGAGGGTAATGTAATAAAGAGAATAACAGAATTGAATGGGAGTCAGCACTCTAATGCTAGCAATTCTACTAAGGAAAAGTTAATTACAAAACAGAGACACGTGATTGCTGACCCACCTCCTTTAGACATGCGTAGAAGCATGAGAGGACGCATCATAAATACCAAATGAAAGGATTATGGAAGATAACTTAAACCTGGTATAGTGTCATTCTATCATTATGTTCCCCTTCTTCTGATCATATCGAATTTCTTGTATCTATTCTAATTAATTCTTCTCTTCGTTCAAGTCTTCATACACAACGAGCATTGCTACATTTCTACTTCACTTTCTTTTCTTAATTCATATCTGTTTCATTGgtttattttttcttcaaataATACTATAAACTCATATAACTCTAATTTTCTTGTAATTATTATTCTGAATCATTAATACAACATAACATCACTTTTCTATCTTCATTATTAAGTACCTTCCACCGTGCCAGCGACTTTGCTAATAACTTGCCATTTTATGCCCTTGATGatttttaacaaaatatatttaaggAATTAAGGTGGTGAAGAAGTCATTGAACCATTAAGCAATTTCTTTCCCCCAAGAAATGAGGATAAATCTAGAATAACGCGAAAAACTATTCGATAGTAATGATATCTATATCTGATAATAACATATACATTGACTTAATACAAAACTCATTTGTCACATTTTATGTCCCCATATTTAGCCTTGAGAGTGTGTCCACTATGGTTGAATGCTAATCACAATCATTGGCTGTGAACAGAATAAGCAAGTCATGAGAGCCTGTAGTTATTCAACCTTACTTGATTTTATTGTACTCTGTAATTACTCACTTTTATTTAACTAAGAGTCCAACTGAAGTTACATCTCTGCCCCTTGAGCACTGTCTATAAATTGGCATCAACTCTGAGCGAGTATTGTGGAAAGAAagcaaagaatgaaaaagaaaagcgTTAGCACGGCAGccgtcttcttctctttcttgttAACCCTCGCATATGCAGGCAGACCTGCCCCTGCCACTGCTCCTGGCTCTGCATCTTGCTTTGATGTTTCAAGCAATATTCAAAATGAGGTGAGTTTGTTTCATTCATTTATTTAGAAGAATAATACTTCACCCAATTTTTTTAAaactattttgttttattttaaattctaaacttTAAATCATAAATCTTAAACCGTAATTGGTTCGTACTTTTTCTGTCCGGAGTTATTACTGACAAGTGCCAATTACATAACAATTACAAATCATCATGAGCCCTTGTCTTGTATATTCTTAAATCTTGAAGGTTTTGGAAGAGAAGGACACTTGTGAAGGCATGGGCAAAGAAGAGTGCTTGATGAGAAGAACACTTGCAGCCCACATAGACTATATCTACACACAGAAGAAGCAAAAGCCGTGAACAATGAAAATCCAATTGTCACTTGTTTCAGTTTCAGGAAATTTCATACTATAAACCAGTGTGTAATAAGTTTTTCTAGTGACATAATCTTCAGATTGGAAACTTGGAAATGTAATCTTTCATGATGCATTAGCTAAGTGTCCGGTGTAAACCTTGCATTAGCTAAGTGTCCGGTGTAAACCTCTCAACTTGTTTTGCATATTATAACCAACAACATGGACCCAAAGTCACTTTAATTTCCAAAGTGAACACACTTTTGTAGGCAGGCAGAGACAAAGAAAAGCTTCACATTTTTAAACTCTTTCAAGTTTtagtttaaataaatataaaattaatattaaatatactAAAATATCANNNNNNNNNNNNNNNNNNNNNNNNNNNNNNNNNNNNNNNNNNNNNNNNNNNNNNNNNNNNNNNNNNNNNNNNNNNNNNNNNNNNNNNNNNNNNNNNNNNNNNNNNNNNNNNNNNNNNNNNNNNNNNNNNNNNNNNNNNNNNNNNNNNNNNNNNNNNNNNNNNNNNNNNNNNNNNNNNNNNNNNNNNNNNNNNNNNNNNNNNNNNNNNNNNNNNNNNNNNNNNNNNNNNNNNNNNNNNNNNNNNNNNNNNNNNNNNNNNNNNNNNNNNNNNNNNNNNNNNNNNNNNNNNNNNNNNNNNNNNNNNNNNNNNNNNNNNNNNNNNNNNNNNNNNNNNNNNNNNNNNNNNNNNNNNNNNNNNNNNNNNNNNNNNNNNNNNNNNNNNNNNNNNNNNNNNNNNNNNNNNNNNNNNNNNNNNNNNNNNNNNNNNNNNNNNNNNNNNNNNNNNNNatacacattaaaaataaattaaatcacacatatatttatatacaaatacattagtgactaattttattgtacaaatagtatttttgtataTTCTAACATATCACAATCGAAAAATAATTACACTATTTTATCCTTAAGAATTAGCATAGAGCTAAACAGGTGGAACAAGTTCATAAGTTATCGCAGAAAACTCCTGGCCCAATCTACTTCACAGATCTAAAACCACACTCATCTAACAACTCAACGTAGTGATATGCGCATATGTTCCCCTTTCCTTAGCTTGTTTTGTCTTGTCATCGGTGTCTGTAGGAAGACATCTTTCTTTAAGATTGCGTTTGGTTCATGTCTTAAGACTATGAAAACACAGATACAAATACATAAAAGTATATAAATGCAAGAAgacattaattttatattttatttgataattAAGACATAGACAAAATATTCAATTCACAATTCtattaaaaaatcaattttatccAATTTATTTTTGTATCACCATCTGATGGGTGGAAAAATATCGGTTAAGATTTTTTGGTAAAagtagcgttgcaagtacagtttttAACCGACAAAAATTtcactatcaatttaaaaggatgtcacaattaaaatcaaataacTAAGAGTAGAATTTCCAAGTCGTTTCCCAAAGAATTGACACAAGGTGCAATTTATTGGTTAAGAATTTTCTGTGTAATTTTTGAAGTTtgaaaaatggaaaaataaataactaggaATTAACGCAAGGGGCAAATAACAAGAGATGTGTATTTGAAATAAAGGACCTTGGCTGGGAATGAAAACTAGAGTTCCTATCCTTGTTGATTTTttcaagtataatagtaaaaggttatTACTTCCACTTAattatcctctaactaataaagaaaagtcaagtaagAAGCACTAACTCTgactcacaagtcctagtcacaaCCTAAGGAAGGACTAGAATTAGTGAAAATAGAGTTAGctagcaatttccaattacaaattaatacttgagtattccaactcaagggttttcaattaatcaactcccaagccaaGTTGGGAGCTTTAAATCATTAACATGAATGTCATTTTCAACAACATGGAATAAGAATAAATAAGAGACATagtgatttaaaataaattagtaaaattaaaattggcactaataattaattaaaaaaattaaaaagtaatagaattaaatataaaaatacttaatttcattaataaatttaaaattaacaaaatcccAATATGAATTCCAGTAACTAAATGGAAAAACAAAGAAGTAGAGGTAATAGAAATGCAAACTATAACGATAATAACTCCACTTGAAGGTAGTAGTAGCTCTCTCTGGATCCAACTTGAAGATAAACTAAGAATGATAAGAACCCTAGAAGAGGTagtgtttctctctctagaattcaaaaaactaaaactaaactaaaaaaaatgaaagtgaAGTGTCCCCTCAGTCTCAGCTATACCCCTGCCTCTAGTCTGcgtttttgggcttgaaactgggtccaaaatagcccagaaatcgccctcagTAAGTTCTGAtaagtgcagcacgtgacgctctgtcacgtgtACTGTCACTATGAAATGCGCCAATGCGCGCACACGCGTCAGCCATGTGTGCGCGTCGCTGCTCGCTTGTAatctctttagtttcttgtgttccttccactttgacATGCCTCCTTTTTATCccttaagccattcatgccctgtaactTGAAAACACTtgacaaacacatcacggcatcgaatggtaataaaggagaattaaaaactAACGATTtgaaggcttaggaagcaagttttcaatcatggaacaaaattaggaatgatttgtaaaaccatgccgtttgtatgaataagtgtgtgaataattgataaaatctactcaatttagcacaagataaaccataaaatagtggtttatcaatcaccACTTATACTTTTTCACATTCCTTCAAAATCATCACAATTTACTATGGCATCACTATCTTCAAAACTAACACagattcttttttaatttttagtaatTCTTCATCTAAAACAAAATCAACCCCAAAAGCATCAAAACTAACCCAAAATTGCTAAAAATCATCATAACAAACACAAATCTCCATTAATCCAAACAGAGAATAAGTTATCACCCCGTCCACAGCAAAAAACACCACAAATAAAATTCAATTCGAAATttgatatttataaaataaacaaaagttcTTCAATATCTTCCTATTTGAATAATACAAAcggattcaaaaattttattaaaaaaataaaacaaatacaaATTGAATGTGAGGTAGAATAAGGCAATAGAGTagatgaaagaaaagaaagaagtagagAAGAATGAGATATGTGGTTGCTTCCGCAATAGATCTGCAGTTCTTCCTGCTGCCAAAGATAGGAAGAACGAAATGCGAAGGGGGAGAGGTCTTCGTCGTTATGGCAATCGTTGTTGATGCTGATCGAAGGGTGAGGCAGACAGACCTTCTTCTTTGCTGTGACGCCGCCTGCAAGGAGAAGACAGAAGACAAACAGCGCTGCCAGAGAATAAATGGAAGCAATGCCATCGAAGCCCAAATCGGGCAACAACAATGGGCAGAGAGTATGGAGGCTACAGAGAGAGAAAATGAAGAATggttgaagaaaagaaaattaggtTGAATGGATAAAGTGGTAAAAATATCAGTGTCTCAAACTAAAAGTGAGTGTCTTAGCAAattaaaaagacacaaaatacaTATTTTTCGTGGTTATCTTTGTGTCACCGTGTCTCTCTTAGTTTTATGTCTCACGTACCAAACAAAAAACATGTCCTACCATGTCTCTATCTTTGGCATACACAGACATCAACTAAACGATGCC carries:
- the LOC107641755 gene encoding phytosulfokines-like, encoding MKKKSVSTAAVFFSFLLTLAYAGRPAPATAPGSASCFDVSSNIQNEVLEEKDTCEGMGKEECLMRRTLAAHIDYIYTQKKQKP